The candidate division TA06 bacterium DNA segment GTAGATGTACTCCAGCACCAGGCACAGCTGATCGGCGGCATCAACCACGGCTTCGATCTTAAGGCTCCGGTCAAAGAGAGAGCCTCCAGCCACAAGCTCCATGGTGTAAAAGTAACTGGCTTGATCTTTTCCGAAATTATATACCTGAACCAGATTGGGATGCCGCAGGGAGGAAAGAAATTTAAATTCATTCTGAATAAGATGAATGCCGGGAAAGAGATCGATTTCAGGGCCATCTCTTTGCCCTCGAACAGATCGCGGACCCGGTAGACCTGGCTGGTGGCCCCATGGCCGATCAAATTTATGGCCTCATATCTGCCGGCGATTTTATGGCCGGATTTTATTTTCTTTGTTTGTAACATAATGTAACAAGATGTTATCATAAATGTTGCAATAAGTCAACAATAAAAATCAGTCTTTCCGGTGCAACTTTCATTCATTACATCCAAAATTTATCACTATATTAAAATATGAATAACGTTATGTGACAAAATGTTTCAAATATGTTTAGATAAAAAACGATTTTTTACGAGTTGCGACAATAACCCATTCAAATTTAATTGGTTAGCTAACGGTTGATTCTATTGGCATACATATTGCATTGTTTTATGAGGCAGGATCATAAAACAAACAATCACTAAATATGGAGTTTAGGTGCAATAGGATTTAAGACTCTATATTAGGCAATCTCAAAACATAACTAACTTAAACGGAGGGTAACATCATGAGGGGACTTACCAGAACCATTCTGGCTTTAGTTTTCATTGTATTACTGGCGGCAGGTTGCAGTAAGAACAACCCCCTGGCACCGGACCTGAACGGGAGCCCGGAGGAATCCGCCAGTTTTACTGTCCGTCCGGATTTTGCGACGGTTGATTATCGTCCGGCCGAGGAGATCGCCGCGTCGCAAGTCACCGAGCAGCAGGCGGAACTCGTCAAGCTTGACGAATCAACGTCCAAAGGCGCCAAATATGCGTTGGTCATAGGTATTTCCGATTATTCCGGCACGGCCAACGATCTGCAGTACTGCGATGACGACGCCAACGATTGGAAGGCCAGGTTAGTGAAAGAAGGCTATTCCGTGACCATCCTCCTTGACCGTTCGGCCACCAAGAGCGCCATTGAATCTGCCGTCAACACTTTGGTCAGCCGCTCCATCGCCGGCAACGAGATCGCATTCTGCTATTCCGGCCACGGCAGCAAAGGCAACATCATCTCGACCGACTTGTATTACATCAGCAGCTCCTGGTTCAAGACCAAGTTTTCCACGGCCAAGAGCGCCAAAATGATGTTCGCTTTTGACGCCTGCCAGATCGGGGCCATGGCCACCGGTTTGAACGCAACCGGCCGGGTGATAGCCGTCGCCTCCAACAAAACCCTGTATGCTTACGACGGCGATGCCACCATGAAGAACGGCGTTTTCACCTATTATCAGATGAAAGGCTTTGACACGCAGGGATATATCTACTATGAGCCCGATTGCAGCTACGCCTGTACCCACATGAAGAACTGGGCTGCTTCCGCAGGGGTTAAGGTAGCGCCATCGTACACCGATTCGTACGCCGGTGATTTGAACCCATAAACTATCTTATTGAAACTAAAACGTTTAACCCCGTGGGATAACTTATCCAACGGGGTTAACAGCAGATACAGCTCGCCGTGGCGAGCTGTATCTTTTTTTTACATAAAGAATTAAAACAAGAACATAGATTTTTTGCATTTCAAGTCTCTCATTGTCAAATGATTAGAAACGTACTGTTTTCAAACTTGGCCTAAATGACAATCGTTTTATGAATGGAGATCAAAAATCGTAACAATAAGTAACAAAAGAATTTTGTTATTACTACCATGTTTATTGTATCCATTTTGCAATTTATTGCATTTCAAGGAATTGCGATGATATTTATATTAAAGTAAAAATGGCATAATATATGCATAAATTCTAACCATTAACTAAGGAGCACAGCAATATCATTAAAAACAATATATAACTGAAAGGTCTATGTGAAAATGAAAAAACTCGGCTTGGTGCTCGCGGTTCTAATGGCGGTGGCGGCGGTTTCTGCCGCCCAAACCACCATTTTCTCCGATAACATGACCAATTTCCCCACCGGCTGGACTTTGTCTCCTACCACCGGTTGGACTAAGGTTTCTGCTCGTTACTACAGTTCTTCCTACTCGGCGCGGGGCGATGAGGTCAGCCCGTATGCCGCCAGCCAAAATAATTACATGGAACGGACGGTGAGCCTTTCCGGGTATTCCTCGGCCACCTTAAAATTCTATATCTGGCAGAACACCGAAGCCAGCTATGACTTCGTTTACGCCGATTATTATTCCGGCACTGCCTGGACACAGGTTTGGTCCCGTTCTGGCAGCTATCAGTCGTGGGGTCAGCAATCGGTGACTATTCCGACCACCGCCACCAAGATTCGCTTCCGGTTCACCAGCGACGGCAGCGTTACCGCCGAGGGCGCCTATATTGACAATGTGGCGTTGACGGCCACCGGCTCGGTGACCCAGAACGACGCGGGTTCCGGCGGCGACGCTGGCAACACCTTTGCCGCGGCCCTGGCCGTTTCTCCCGGCTCGTGGACCGGCAACTACCTGGATGCCACCGACCGCAACGATTATTACAAGTTCAACGTGACCTCCGGCCAGGTAATCAAGGTCAAGATCACGCCGCCGTCGTCGGCAGACTATGATCTGTATCTGTACAACCCGTCCCAAACCCAGAAAGCCGCCAGCGAACGAGGCACCGGACTGGTCGATTCGGTGGTGTACACGGCGGACGCGAGCGGGACATGGTACGCCAAGGCCTACGAGTATTCCGGCACCGGCTACTATTCATTGTTGATTTCGGTCAGCGGCGGCGCCACCCCGAACCTGGCAGTAAGCGCCACCTCCTGGTCGGTGGCGGCCGGCGGCGGCACCTCCAGCGCGGTCAGCGTCACCAATTCCGCCACCACGGAAGTCATCTCTTACAGCGTGTCCTCCGACCAGAGTTGGCTGACCGTGTCCTCGTCCAGCGGCAACACCCCGGGCTCGTTCACCATGACCGCGGTCAACAACACCGGCGGATCCAGGTCGGCCACGGTAACGGTTACCGCCACCGCGCCCTCGGGCACCACCGGCTCGCCCAAGACCATCAGCGTCAGCCAGGCCGCGGCCAGCAGCACCGCCGAGTGGACCATCATGGTCTACCTGAACGCGGACAACAATCTGGAGCCGGACGGCATCGACGACTTTCTGGAGATGGCGGCCGCCTCCTACAGTTCGGGCAAGGTCAACGTCATCGTCCAGATGGACCGTTCCTCCAGCTACGCCACCACCTACGAGAACTGGACCACCTGCAAGCGGTTCAAGATCGCCAACGGCATGACCCCTATAGCAGCCTCCCAGATCTCGGACCTCGGCGAGGCGGACATGGGCAATCCCCAGACCCTGGCCGATTTCGCCAAGTGGGCCATCGCCAACTATCCGGCCAACAGGTATTCGCTGGTGATGTGGGACCATGGCGACGGCTGGTACAAGAAGAAGGACGGCGAGATCGAGGCCGTCAAGGGCTTCTCCAACGACGACTCCCACGGCTCGGTGATCGACATCAGCAACGGCGAGTTCGCCAATGCCCTGAGCCAGATCAAGACCCACCTGGGCCGGAACCTGGACCACATCGGCTGGGATGCCTGCCTGATGGGCATGTGGGAGGTGCTGGACATCTCCCGCAACTATGCCAATGTGGCCAATGTTTCCGAGGAAACCGAGGGCGCGGCCGGCTGGTATTACACCACCTTCCTCAACAACCTTAACACCACGCCCACCA contains these protein-coding regions:
- a CDS encoding T9SS type A sorting domain-containing protein, yielding MKKLGLVLAVLMAVAAVSAAQTTIFSDNMTNFPTGWTLSPTTGWTKVSARYYSSSYSARGDEVSPYAASQNNYMERTVSLSGYSSATLKFYIWQNTEASYDFVYADYYSGTAWTQVWSRSGSYQSWGQQSVTIPTTATKIRFRFTSDGSVTAEGAYIDNVALTATGSVTQNDAGSGGDAGNTFAAALAVSPGSWTGNYLDATDRNDYYKFNVTSGQVIKVKITPPSSADYDLYLYNPSQTQKAASERGTGLVDSVVYTADASGTWYAKAYEYSGTGYYSLLISVSGGATPNLAVSATSWSVAAGGGTSSAVSVTNSATTEVISYSVSSDQSWLTVSSSSGNTPGSFTMTAVNNTGGSRSATVTVTATAPSGTTGSPKTISVSQAAASSTAEWTIMVYLNADNNLEPDGIDDFLEMAAASYSSGKVNVIVQMDRSSSYATTYENWTTCKRFKIANGMTPIAASQISDLGEADMGNPQTLADFAKWAIANYPANRYSLVMWDHGDGWYKKKDGEIEAVKGFSNDDSHGSVIDISNGEFANALSQIKTHLGRNLDHIGWDACLMGMWEVLDISRNYANVANVSEETEGAAGWYYTTFLNNLNTTPTMSAIDLGKAIINGTSNQSTLSVVDLSQIPNLTAKANAFADSLMKARGAGYSSAIGSALTNALKFSPSYFQYHIDLVDFGRKICAQTVPAGLKNAAAACTSAVLNAVKLYKNNSTYANARGIAVYHCKIDGSNYDTRYNNLPIASGTVWDEYIKGGSSGGSSANYTKTSATYSWDASAATASGCTGDDQAVTITLPFTFNFYGTNYTSINVCSNGFLNFGTTSTAYSPAAIPNTAAPNALIAGLWRDLNPSGGGTITYYSSSTKFVVSFNAVKNYSNTSAQTFQMILTPDGKIKIQWGSITTAETYVSGVENSGGTVGTGATAASNSAALFTPPASWSSPAQDNDPNVRLNTASVPVAAMLAQNTPNPVRGKTLISFQLAQSGHTTLKIYNLNGQLVKMLVDAFQAPGYYDVSWDARDGAGHRVSAGVYLYQVINGSFRESRKMVVMK
- a CDS encoding caspase family protein — translated: MRGLTRTILALVFIVLLAAGCSKNNPLAPDLNGSPEESASFTVRPDFATVDYRPAEEIAASQVTEQQAELVKLDESTSKGAKYALVIGISDYSGTANDLQYCDDDANDWKARLVKEGYSVTILLDRSATKSAIESAVNTLVSRSIAGNEIAFCYSGHGSKGNIISTDLYYISSSWFKTKFSTAKSAKMMFAFDACQIGAMATGLNATGRVIAVASNKTLYAYDGDATMKNGVFTYYQMKGFDTQGYIYYEPDCSYACTHMKNWAASAGVKVAPSYTDSYAGDLNP